The following proteins come from a genomic window of Thermodesulfobacteriota bacterium:
- a CDS encoding ABC transporter ATP-binding protein, which translates to MKNALEIKDLKVSFGTGKSRVEVVSGISLCIPEGKIVGVVGESGCGKTVTALSIMRLIPDPPGKITGGEITFDGVNLLELSESAIRSLRGNKISMIFQEPISSLNPVFPVGDQIGEAIRTHLNLSKKDERERVIELLKLVGIPAPEKRLNSYPHELSGGMCQRVMIAMALACHPQLLIADEPTTALDVTIQAG; encoded by the coding sequence TGCACTCGAAATAAAAGATCTCAAGGTTTCATTTGGAACCGGAAAAAGCAGAGTAGAGGTTGTAAGCGGGATTTCACTTTGTATACCGGAGGGTAAGATTGTAGGCGTGGTGGGAGAAAGTGGTTGTGGCAAGACGGTAACGGCTCTTTCAATCATGAGGTTAATACCCGATCCTCCCGGGAAAATTACTGGAGGAGAGATAACCTTCGATGGGGTAAATCTGTTGGAACTATCAGAAAGCGCCATTAGGTCTCTGCGTGGAAATAAAATTTCCATGATCTTTCAGGAACCTATAAGCTCCCTTAACCCTGTTTTCCCAGTGGGTGATCAGATCGGTGAAGCGATAAGGACTCATCTTAATTTGTCAAAAAAAGACGAAAGAGAACGCGTAATTGAGCTGCTCAAGCTTGTGGGTATTCCAGCCCCGGAGAAAAGACTGAATAGTTATCCACATGAATTAAGTGGTGGGATGTGTCAAAGGGTCATGATTGCAATGGCTCTTGCGTGTCATCCACAGCTCCTCATCGCTGACGAACCCACTACTGCACTCGATGTAACGATTCAAGCTGG